The DNA region tgtacctttgtcgaaggcTTCTTAGCAGTACTGGGCGTCGCTTCGACAACAGCTTTCTTAGCAGGGATCttcacggctaaggaaagaaagaaaattcagaaacaaatataagagagacatgataagacagttagaataacagaaggaaaaatcatgtttttctgTGAACGCCTTCAAGAATGGGatcttccacgcgaacgtgttctattccaatatgaaggtgtcctggatattcgcccagatgatacttagtcggaaccacacgctcagcaggtttttgatacttttgacgaagaattttcataaaatccccaCAAAGGAACCAGTCTGGAAGTGGAAAACCAAACGCCACCCCAAAGTCAGCAGTTGGCAAAGGAGGAAACTTTGGTGGATGACAATTGAAAGCCAGAtcatagcgcgcctctggtgaaagattggaaggcaatgacagtttttTAAACTTCTCTGTCAATTTGCGTTCTAATTCAGCCGCTGCTTCGcatatggttcgactaagatcatcaggtctatacgcagtttcaaaatatttttgaaatttctgtatttccttaatatgtcgttgaataccttttttggtccgatcctacacaaaagcgaaagcatttgtcaaatgtgtagcaaaagcagctacgtcgaaaaatttgttggaataataatccttccaccattcatcaaactcaggagtgcATAGGAATGATGGTCGAAAAATAACTGGTCGAATGTCGAGAGAATCATCAGCTAGTTTCTTCGACAGCTCTTTGCCTTCGTCTTCAGTGTGAAGGGAGTTATAAAAAATGATGGACCCCTTTTTGGGGAATATAGGTTGAGGTTTGATTTGGATCAGACCAAACTGTCTAGAAgcaaggttgggttgataaactatcaaagcaatttggtttttagtggtgttacgataagaaaaaaggagcctaggggttaagaacgattcccaaacattcagaaatgtattttcgtccttttgcatctccaagggcagttgttgggtaaaccacttaggtccgatttttctatcagcaaaaggtgccatggtcgaagtaaattgatgacttttagcaaacatcataacatagcttttaaaagcctgtcgaaggctgattccttcatcagttggcgttattagcactaatcttggccattcgacagtcctattttgtacttcttcttcatctatttctggTGCTACAGGAAGATTGGCTTCAAAcgtggcattgagccataattgcaagagtcagaaaggtcctgataagttgatcttcccttgggttttggtgttttttaaaaaatgtacgctctcactcagagattcataaaggttcgccagaatcatttcgctcaagcatagttttgtgcctgcatgaagctgattggctatggtgataaatctcttggcaaCTTGAAGAGAGCGAGAACAGAACACATATTTGGATAGCCACAGTGTTAGAAAAGCTATATGTTCGACATCTAAAACTTCAGCAGTACTCTTATCGTGATAATAGGACATGAATAAGGAGTAGGGTGCAAGGCTAGTCTCGAAAGCAATGGTATCTTCATTTAAGACAGTAGGGTCGAAATCTATACCATTGGGATGAAGACCAACAATGGCTGCTGCGTCGAAAAGGGtaggcgtaaccatcccacaaggaaggtgaaaggtgttgtaagtactatcccaaaagtagagagaagccaaaagcatatttggacaaatattgggtcctactctcgacaactggataaggtcgaaaatgcctacctctttccaaaaaggccctttaactttttcgattttatctaaccaagatacgTAATCAGAAGGATCTTTCGACCATGGGCAAGTTCTAAAAATCCTGGGATAGTTCAAATAGGCTAAGTCCAACTCTCCAATATCCGTCGAACTCGATGCATCTTTTTGTTCTACAACTTtctctttaggctgaggttttcttccagcacctatgggttttgtgtgaaagtaagatggaaaaaattctcttaaacgctctggtttaatctctggatttggaaggggacctaacatagcgtgataatttccagaaataagaacagggattagtacctgagatttatagatgcagtctttttctttctcatttggaggttccggaacatactgttgattcccaatggtcattggcccttttaaatcatgcacaggaggaaaagttgagtcttgtttcttcttggaatgtttACTGCTTGAGGGTTTTTGAGGCGCCATTGCTAGAAGAACTTAAGAAGATTTCTCAGAAAATGTGAAAAGCTTGAGAAATGGGTATGAGGAAAGGAAATCTGAAACGGAAAAGGGTttaaagaaaaggtttatgggtatttataggaagaagatgttgaaacgttTTAGATGGTAATGGTGTTAGTGGAACACGTGGCCATTTCTGATGGGAATGAtaaagaggtggaagttgaaaagagaCCATGATGTGAGGAAATGATGGAAGTAGGCTGTGAACGTGGGTTAGACGTGACATTGTGGAAAAAGTGTAATGATGAACCTGCATTGGAAATTGAGATTATCAGACTTGCATTTAATGAAGATTaaaatgacatggcatcaaaacactggttgacaacaaatgactgtttctccagaacaacagtcgaaacgtctttgctggggggcaatttgtatacgtgcgttttcgacgccatgagatttggtgtacaAAATGACTGtttcgacaaatgatgacatgggATAAAACGATTCGGTTGATAAGTGTAGCTCGACACTTCGACAAAAATGGAAGCTTTGATATTTCGACATGATATGTGCAGCTAGAAAAGTACTTTGACAAGACATGGAAGACATTGCAGTATCTTGATAATTCGACAAAAAATCTTAAAGGAAGACGTCGTTTCGACTTAAAgtgtaaatttgaatttaaaaagtTATAACGTTTGacagaagacgcgtggaagcatctggcgaaaagATGAAAGTCGTTcgtcacagttttaggatttaACCGTTAGtgacagttatgttatttgtatataaatagggtagttgttaccagaaaagtgtgtgaaaatttacttgtacaaaattcctgaaaacgctcaaagtacccgtgtgagagaaaagagtcatatttggaaaatgtatgtgtaaacaaacaccaattccttcaaagtttattttataaagtttaaagttctttacaaatctcttttatgttttccagtcatttatctttctgcacttcctccttttcgacactttacattttgtcagttattttccgccatttactttatcttgttaaatttacatctacttaacgttttaatcaacatatttcgacgtaaaacacttagagaacaaaAATGAAATACATGAAAGTGATTctagacatcttcaagaccatctagatctgcacatgtcctaggatttgtgtggttgatcctgcaagtaacccaattctacaagttttggtaaaccagaggttgttcgccaaaattcacagcgaacagAGTGATATTTTGGATTTTCCCAATATTACTATATTGATAGATTAATTCACTTGCTAATTTATCGACCAGGTTCTAGGCAGTCCTGGTTGTCGGGGACTTCCAAATATTATAGAGCTTATAGTTTTATTTTAGTTGAAAATTTGACGCTCTGCGACTAAAATTTTTATTTTTACAACTAACATGTTTCTAACATTTGTATGCGAGGAGAATACTTAGTTAATTTAAATTTTGACGTAGAAATCGCATTCAGCTCAGAAAAGCTCGGCTGTAAAAACTTGAGGAGCAAGAGGAAAATATTTCTCATCCATCAAATGCATAATCAAATAAAGACTTAGAGGACCCAATGGATGAAAATCAACCAGCACTTGAAAGATTACTCGGATACTATGGAAGAGAAAATGCACTGGGAGGTACAGTGACAATAGTAAATTTTGTAAAAATATAGATTTTTTAACTAttctattttcaaaaataaaatagtggtatattaaaatatattattataatttaaaTAGTCTTAAATTGCATgacatattttttattttcatcccatttttttaaaataatccATAGATGTTAAAATCATTTACCTTTTAATATCTAAATTTAAAGTCTGCAGAAAAATTAAGATATCTGCAGATTTTTCTAAAAATTTTAactttaaaaattaaaaacaaataaaaattcAAACCTACAAACTGTTTAAACCTACATTTATTTAAATGATCTCTTAAAGAAGAAAGCGGAAGCATGAGAGAATACAAGAGAGATTTCAGATATTAAAATACCACAATTTCTTAGACCGATGGTATTAATTAAACTTGCAGGTTATACATACGGTTAACTCACATAAacattattttattatttgataATTATCATCATACTTCAAATAATGAGCCAGAAACTCATTAGTACATACTTTCTGGTGTCATTTATTTATTCATGATATATGATATGGCTTCTATAGCTTATAACTGAAACATATGATGATATGAATCATATACTTAATATGGCTTCTGGCCGACATAGTTACCAGGTGGATCATAGTTGCAAGTAATGAAAGTTCCTCCATTATTACATCTCACTTTGGCACATCCTAGACGAACTGAGTTTCTCCAAACAACCTGAGTATAATGACCACACACTTTACGAGCAGCACATGTATTACTGTTATAATCATAGTCGGATTTCTCATTAACCCACAACTTCACTGCATCTGTGCCGCTCATGCCACCGGTGCTCATCGCAATATTCTCCCCGTAACGGCCACCACCACCGGAGTGGATCAGTTGACAATCCTTGCGCTGATTAGCATAGTTTTGTGCAAAAGCAGCAACAGTGTTGTCCCAAACAATGTTTGAAACACCAACCTGAGATCTTGCTGCGTTGTGGGCGTTCACGTAATCTGCTGGTGAGTCTTGTGCATATGCAACGTGACTCCCCACAATGAATATTAATCCCAAGACACACAATATAGAAAATGAACTCATTTTAGTTATTACAATTAATTTCTGAAATGCTAAATGTTGTTTGATGAAAGTTGATGAGGCTCTAGGGATGTATTTATAGGAACATTTTACGTAAATTTTTTGAAGATTATTCTTCTCGTGGTTACTCCGTAAGAAAAACAAGTGGCATGTGTAATAGAATTTTCAAAAATGAAATTGCGTCCATGACTAGAAACACATGGCTGCTGATTTCAACCAATTGTAATTAAAAAATTAAAGATAAGTGGCTATCAATAACTAAACAATGAGAAGATGGACTTGATTATCCATATTAAAGTTCTATTAATTATTTATCAAACAAAACATAATTTATTTTCTGTTATACTCTATCATTAAAATTTAGCTATAAGTGAGAAGGTTATTTTTCGTGTAGAAAAATAAGGTTATTCTGTTAGAGAAACAAGTGGCATGTGCAGTAGAgtttataaaaattaaattgcgTCCATGACCAGATAAACTAGCCTCCTAATTTCCACCAATTATAATTTATTTCTCATTAAGGTATATTAGTTTGAAGGGCATCAAGTAGACTTTAACTTCGTGATGGCTAATTCATAAATTGTTATTATTCTTCTTGTTCAATATCGACTATTCAACAAGATTGAAATATACTAACCAACGGTTGAATCATGAGTGAAAAATATTTGTTTATATAAATTTTTgataatattataaaatatatatatataatataaatgAATGGATCAACTTATTTGAAGAGTAAGTTTTTTTTAGTATATTCCAAATCATAGTTTTTAAATAGAATTTAATCTAATGAGTCATTAAGTAAAAATATTAATTAACAATTATATTAGATTTAATTTAAAGGCAATGATTTAGAATAAACTAAGAAAACTTACTCTTGAAGTAAGTTGATCCAAGTTGAtcccatatatatatatatatatatatatatatatatatatatatatagatagatagatagatagatagatagatagatagatagagagagagagagagagagaatcaAATGACACTAAAGTGTCAAACTTAGTAACATGACACCTCCGATAATTCTTCATCTTATGTCTATATAACAAAATATACTGTTGGATTGAAAATTATTATCGTATAGATCATTAAGTTTAATAAGACGTTCGTTTTTATATATCTCGTTAAAATGGCAAATGATTTTCGattgatattaaattttatagatatgatctatatgataatagcTTTCAATCCAACGGTGGATTTTGTTATACGAATATGTGGTAAAGAGTTATCGGAGATGTCAAGTTACTAAGTTTTACATCTTGGTGTCATTTGATCCTGACTcgtttatatatatatatatatatatatatatatatatatatatatatatatatatatatatatatatatatatatatatatatatatatatatatatatatatatatatatatatatatatatatatatatattagaaaaTTGATTGTAACTTAAATTGATCGATGCTAGAATCGTGAAGAAATTACTTTTCTCATAGTATTTGCAGCACTTTCATATTGTCTTAGAGTTTGTATGCATGAATATCCAGGATAATTCAGTCTATACTCGAGTTTGCACAAGATCGATAAAAACTCAAACGTAGGGAAGATGAAATCTGGAATTTTGTGTGATGAAGATAAACCATTTTGTTTTGTCTTTTTCTGAATCTGAAATGCTTAATTTATAAGACAAACTGATGTTGTTTCATTCGGTTGTGATCCTTAATGAAACACACATTTTTAGCAACATTTTTGCTAAATGTTGCACTATTTCTCTTACAACAACACTTTACAAATATTGCATTGTTTCGCCTACAAATACATTTTTTAAAGGCTGTACTGTTTCACATTCTACAACACTTCACAAAGTTTGCctatttttgaattaaaaaattaacctccacttgcataatttcttgtcattttggaacacactcaagattattaattgttaataatttacaacaatctCTTACTTGGTCTAATAATGAGCAAGCGAATTACAAAAAAAGAGAAACAAATAATGTTAATATATTTAAGTATCTTTCTATTTGAACTTAATATTAGTAAGGAGAAAGCAAAGTTTAATCGGAATGTTAGATAGTTATCCTTTGAACTGTTATCCCTTGTGATTACACTGACATTACCTTGCACATTCTTTAATGGTTCTTTGCCTACATCTCTTGCTTAGCATTATTTATGACCATGTGATTTTCCTGTTTTCgtgaatttttcatgagagaaactccaactctcactttgagacgaaaccatctcaaaattcatATAGGTGAAGTTCAATTTTTATCTATTTCTTGAGAAACATATCTTCGATAtagaacttcattaagagtttgaaaaTATCTAATCTTCAATATATAATAGTTAACATTATCACAAAATGTTGCATAAAACATCCAAATCAACGACTCGTTGTTACCCATTGAACTTAGGTTAAGGTTTGTTAACTTCATATTTGGTTTCTACCATTCTCAGAACTCTTATTCTAGGAGTTTCAATTTCATACCTCTCGAGGCAGTCTTTACTAAATCTCTAGCCAATGATTTAACTAATGAATACAACAAATTATAGCTCGATCGTATATATGTGAATGAAAAAATTACACACTTAATCAATTTTCTCACAAAAGAATGTCTAAGTCCTACTTGCTTAGAATTTCTATTATACACCTTTTTGTATACTCTGGGTAAAGTGGCTTGACTACCGCAATGTGTCAATACCTTTGAAACAATGTCTTTAGCCAATGGAACTTTCAACAGAAGGTCCCTCAATCATTCATCTTTTTCACCAGCAGAAGTAAGAGCCTCGAGCTCTTATTCTATCATTGAGAGAGTGATTCACATTTGTTTCTTACTCTTCCATAAAATTGCACCCCGACTAGTGTAAATATTCACCCAAATGCAGATTTATGATATTCAACACTCGATATTCAGCTCACATCGGTATATCCTTATAATATCGCAGGAAATCTAACATAATGGAGaccaatatttttttaataaGATATCCAAAAATCCTAATGATGGCTTTCAATGCTCATGATTTAGATTGCTAGTAAAATCTAAtcacactacgccaaaaactggaatagacagcgccccttagagggcgctttattacaaaagcgcactctaaagtgaagagaaaaaataaggagcatactactggaatagacagcgcactttgtaacacccttctaaaataccccaaatatttaataaaaacaacaaatatatatcagagtaaatatgcaccaagggtgtcacacaattcTTCACACCATAAAactgtcatgctcattatttaattcaacataaacacttcttgcaaaatacgcagcggatagatatcattcaacatatgtaatacattacacataaaattattcaacaagtaaaaacatcccgtcccgatgttacatctatcagagcatgacccacttaggagactacactagactccaagcactagcttctactcactcactgctcgttacctgaaaaatagttgtaagggtgagttcctcaatcgatataacaaacattataaattatcatgttatgttaagtaaatttacacgttaatcaccctaatcatatcatgcattcagtaacggcacatcaactcaaatatcatactcaataacaacgtaaaatgcaactcaataacgacataaattgcaactcaacaacaacataaaatgcaactcaaatgagactcgactcgtcatgcatgtggtaccattcggagtaaaactcccaacttaaaatcattgccagtttagtgggcatcaaggcataagccttcaactttcaacttaaaattttgccaatccaggccaacgtggtgtgagcaaagctccgatttttgccaatccaggccaacgtggtgtgagcaaagctccgacttaatgcatatgaatgtacatggcatacacgactttaaattccgacaacataataataacagcaacacaacaaggttttcaacataatcaacttataatcaacgttggctcatcaagcctacaactcagtattttcaacaacttaacacaacttatcaacatatttatatcaactcttcataacataaactcaacaaaattactcatcgaAATCAACGAGAATATGCCAATCACCAATTgtgttcacaacattaaaatatcaaattttccaatttccaacagtgttaaccggttaacgccctgggttaaccggttaacgcaggacaaaatacattttctggcaaaacgcaacagtgttaaccggttaacgccctgggttaaccggttaacgcaggcaaaacagctCATTTTCAcaaatataacagtgttaactgtaacaccccgataataataaaataattatttgaattgagttaataatttaattattaatttaattaaataattggaaattttattattattattattttttgaattattattattttggaataataattattatttggaaaatatatataagttggaattaaggaaaaagcccagggggagtaaaaacattttcacgtgaaaacagagaaatcgtgaaaaaggaaaagggcagagaagaggagaaaggagctaaagagcaaaggttgaagaacggaaaggcttgaagctcaaagattcgccggattgttaaggtaaggggggtttatcgtcgattaatgggtattttgggataatatgtcatgggtagtgataagccgttaatttgaccctaattgggatttgtaaatgttgaaatgttgttggatgaactgtgttgaaagttgaaattaaatcggtatttgtgtgagtaatgttttcccgatcgtatagctgtttacggaatcggaatcggaggtccggaagtcttccaacggcggaattctgcattctgtcgtgtgttagcgcaggaattgttgtttggtctgcgttaaccggttaacccagggtgttaaccggttaacactgtattgaaatgtgaaaatattgagttttgcctgcgttaaccggttaacccagggcgttaaccggttaacgctgttgcgttttgccagaaagtgagttttgcctgcgttaaccggttaacccagggcgttaaccggttaacactgttgcagagtgaaaaattattgtttttaaatgtggtgtacctaattgagggttggcctatgttgcctatggtgtaatagggataaattcccgctgttttgagcagtatatgcaatattgaaatgtactaatattgtggttgttgtttggtataatctgacatgcttatgtgatgaaagattgatgatgtataatgatgtacatgatgctgtgaatgtatatattatgcatgtatgtgtgaatggactgttgtatggctcagagtgtgagcatatgttattcttgaattattgttgatgttgcattgctagatgattagcatgcatggcatagccttcggggctgtagctaattcccatagtgaggaattagtgagtgaaccattgtgggttgttgttgatgtttgcatactagatgattagtgtgcatagtctagccttcggggttgtagctaattcccatggtgaggaattagtgagtgagtcactaggtctcaaatgagtgggactagtgagcttagtagccgtatctggagggatcggtgagcttgaactatatgttcgagaatagtcggtaccgcatgtgtagagtctcattgcataaaaatatatatggcgtataatatgaatggatgtgttccaatattatacgtgtgttgtgttgttgttaagtatgatttgagattatactggtattgtatattgatgttgagtatgatgtttaagccaatgagctattactgaatgtgtattgcaattagggtgattgatgtgttaattacttggcattacatgttgttttataatgcttattatattgattgaggaactcacccttacaactatttttcaggtaacgagaaatgagttgagtagaagcaaatgcttggagtctagtgtagtctccctagtgggtcatgctctgatagatgtaacatcgggcgggaacactttgattattattgttgttgtggttgaactaaattacatgtgatgttacatgttttgcatgattgagttgatctctatccgctgcgtaattgtgcaaatactttatatttaaattaaataaaagagcatgattgttatattgtttaaatggtgtggaatgtttgtgtgacacccttggtgcactattactctgattatatgtttattattttaattaatttttggggtattttagaagggtgttacattagtggtatcagagcatagtcggtcgtgtcgagtcgtaattattctgttttccctgtacgggataggagttgtgtaaccctatcagtacttattgttttagtttgttgggttttcagaatagagatggctggaagaggcagagatgatgctgcgattgctgaggctctgggtatgctggctggagtacttggagggaatccaaatgttgtaggaatgggagctgctcgtcaactgagtgagttccagaagaacaatcctccaatgttcaagggagcat from Lathyrus oleraceus cultivar Zhongwan6 chromosome 1, CAAS_Psat_ZW6_1.0, whole genome shotgun sequence includes:
- the LOC127083521 gene encoding pathogenesis-related protein 1, whose product is MSSFSILCVLGLIFIVGSHVAYAQDSPADYVNAHNAARSQVGVSNIVWDNTVAAFAQNYANQRKDCQLIHSGGGGRYGENIAMSTGGMSGTDAVKLWVNEKSDYDYNSNTCAARKVCGHYTQVVWRNSVRLGCAKVRCNNGGTFITCNYDPPGNYVGQKPY